gaaatgaattattcttAACAACATTGgttttgtattttaagtatttaaaTTACGAGACGAGAGAGTATCATGAATTGACAACCATCCGTTTTATTGCAGGGAACATGCAACATTCCAATGTAGAAAAGCTCTCGCTTactataaaatgtgtaaataataataaatattaaaacaataataaaaatataaatctttaaatgaaaaacacaacaatagAATAACATGTGCAACATTCCACTCTCTAGAGGCTCTCAATAGAACTTGGAGCTTATAGGAGGAGATAACAGACAGAATAAAGATTAAAGGTGCACAGGAAGTCAGCAATTAAACAAAACATGTATATCTATCTGTATagtgtctcactcactcaactcactcGGAGAGGGGGCATACTAGAGTATTCAAACCTTACTTCTGATTAAGCAGCATCACTGGCAGATTTGCCTTGATAAATATAAGCATCTCAGCATTTTTAGGAGTCAACCTGTTCCTCTTCTCATCTAAAATATGTCCTGCTGTGCTGAAAAGTCGCTCGCTATCTACACTTGTACAAGGTGCGGAGAGGAAGACTCGTGCTGCTTGTGCGAGAGCAGGAAAGCGGTCTTTATTGGCCTTCCAAAAAGCAAGTGGCTGTCCGTGACTGTTTGGGATAACTGGCTCTGATAGGTAGAGATTGATCTGTGATGCTGCTGAGCTGATGTTACCACCGCCGCCCTCATGTTGCTCATCTTCAGCCAACAGTTCAGCATGCATAGCATGCAAGGAGCCAGCTCGTGGTACCTTCTGTGGGGGCTCACTCACTACCGCAttctcctcctcttgctccGCTGCAGCAGCCAGGACATCAGAAAGCAGCCTGCGCACCTGTGGCTTGAGTCCGACGGGGAAATATCGGTCCTTATATCTTTTTTTATGAGAGAAACAAAAGGcaacattaattaattaatgtatttaatacatgttGTAGGTCATCATGCTTAACTCTTGAATAAATTAGGCATGGGCTTGGCCCCATAGCATAGCCCCAATTTCCATTCTTTATAGTTGAGATGAACTGCTTTTAAAATCAAATTCAGGTGAGTTTGGAGGCAATGCAAACCATCCTACAGTACAGAATAACACAACAGTATTATATTTTACCTTTAACTTCAGCATAGCCCCTTTTATCTATCATGTTTAGGCCATAGCTAAATAACCATATTAaatcatgtctttctctctctctcacacacacacaccgcgcacacacacatatataccacacacacacacagaaatgtggaGTTCTCACCGTGGATCAAGGAGTGTAGCGATAGTGTACAGGCGCTCAGATTCAATGTCGCTGAATCTCCTCTTGACAGCTTCCAGGAGCGTGGCTTTCGCTGTCTTCACACCGTGGTCAGTCTCTGTTGTTTTCTCAAGAAGACGAGTTAAAGCTCTGACGGATGGTATGACATCTGCAGCTGCTGCAGTTGATGAACTTATCGTTTTTGTAAGCTCGTCAAAACGGTCAAGCACTGAAATCATATTCTCCACCAATTTCCACTCATGGACGGTCAACGTGGAAGGCAATTCAAAGTCAGCTGCATAAGCACATAGGGCACGTTTCTGTTCCAGTAAACTTTTTAGCATGGCAACAGTGCTATTCCACCGGGTGGGTATGTCCTGTTGTAGCCTCTTTGGAGGCTGGTTCGGATTCATTTGTTTCTGAATACTGAACAGTCGGGAGTAAGCAAGCTGTGAATGCTTAAAATGACCGACGATGCGTCTTCCACTTCCGATGACATCAATGATGGCTCGCTGTGCCAAAACTCCCTCATGCACAGCGAGCTGGAGGGTGTGCGCCATGCACGGTAGGCTAGGTAAACGCGCGTCCCTCATGGCCTTCTCCATGTTCCTGGCGTTATCCCGCAGAATAACGTGCACCTTTTCTTGTGGGATTCCCCATGCTTGGAACATGTCTGTGAAAGCTGCAGCAAGTGCCTCCGCGGTGTGCGATCCGGGAAACTCTTGTGAGTGAAGCACCACTTTGGTCAGCTCGAAGTGTTCATTAATAAACTGCGCAGTTAGGCTCAGCATAGACACAGGACAGACACTCGAACTCCAAATGTCACTCGTGAAGCTAACTGCCCTGATGTTGTCCTTCATAAGGCTCTCGATGTGCGTGTAGACATTTCGGTATAATTCCGGCAGACAAACATCAGTTAGGTATTTTCGGCCCGGCAGCGTATAGCGTGGATCCAAGCAGGATACAAGGCGTTTGAACCCGGCGTCTTCCACAACAGACAGCGGCTGCTGATCAAGACATATGAATTCCATTACCTTTGCATTTAATTCCTTTCGTCTCTTGTTGTCATTGCTGTATGGTTGCTGTCGTTTCAATGTCTCTGTTACGGTCAGCTGAGTGAGTGGCGTTTGGGAAGAGGTTGCACGCTCTTTGTCTTTATCTGCCTTAACGCTCGCCAACTTCGAAAACTCCTCAAATTCCTTGATGTGACAAGCTTTCAAATGCCGTATGAGGTTCGTGGTGTTGAAACCCCTTTGACGCGTTCCTCCACGGGGAACTACTTTTGAGCAGACGTTGCAAACTGCAAATTTATTATCTTTTTCCGACACCTTGTAAAATTGCCAGACCGTCGAAGCCATTTTGTCTCAGTGGTTTCACCCACCCGCCACCGAAGACGGGGGCCAATGAAATTTAATAACATGGAGAGACAGCCAATCACAAGCttttcaaaaaaaaataataataataataatttcttaCCATTGGCGGCCTGAAATGCCTATCTCTAACGTTTTATTGAAACGTCTCTGATAGTAGTTCTCGCAGATTTTATGTCATCTGATCGGCCAAATTTGATCGGCCGTTTTGAGAACGCCGATCAAAACCGATAATGGCAATATCGGCCGATATGGATCGGCGCCGATCAGATCGGAGCATCTCTATTAAAAAGGTAACAGAGGCAAACTCCAGTCTCATAGAACTGTTTAAAAGAGCATATAAGTCAAATTGCAGTAAAGGGGTGATATCAGCCATATATAAACGCTTTCTAGATCTTAAAACTCATTCAACAGCATACATTAAAGCAAAATGGGAAAAGGAATCTGGGATAGATATTTCTGAGGAAGAATGGACATTAATATGGGGGTATCAATGGAAATGCACTAGTTCAATGAGCTGGCGAGAGTTTAACTGGAAAAATTGTATAAGATATTTCATTACACCATCTCAGACATCTCATTATAGCGATAACATTCCGGTTTGCTGGAGAAAGTGTGGACACCAAAGTGCAAACCATTACCACATCTTCTGGGACTGTCCCATTATTAAAAACTTTTGGAAGGCGGTACACAATGCTTTACAGGACATCTTTCGTGAGGACATTCCTTTGGACTTTAAGATTCTGTACCTTGGAAATATACCTCAAAGTTGGCTGAAAGGGGACAGACACTTGATAAATGCAATGCTGGTGGCCAGTAAAAAGACTATTACCAGAAAATGGTTATTACCAGAGTGTCCTACAATTACATCATGGAGAGACATTGTAACAGAAATCTACAGAATGGAGCAGATTACAGCTCATGTTAACCAAAGAATGGAAACATTTCTTAAGCACTGGCAAAAGTGGTGCAACTATGTCACAGATAAATGGCCTGACTGTATTTCTTTACTCTATGGAAAATGATTTCTCCCTGCTTTATTTTtagttttgtatgtttttatggtattgtttttgtttctttatttgcatatgtgtttgtttgtttttcttttacttctcTTTATACATAGAATCTGAAAAAttgaaatatgtgtatgtgagattctgaacactaataaaatataaattaaaaaaaaaaagaagaaaactagctagctaacttcccAAAAGGCATGCATAAATCCTGTAAACACTAGAGAAAAgcttggcactgataaaagcttgctagcatgctgaCTGGTATTTTGGCAAAACAGTTGCCATCCAgctgtaaaagcttttcttaTATTAGACCATataactacatagtgcatagcctggcaAGGAATGGGAATGACAGTTGTGTTCATCTGAAATGATGAAATCATGAATGCTCTTGTGCTGATAATGCACTGTACCTCTTGTAGATGTACATACATGCTACATCGTATGTTTGAGTATTTGAATAGATCATTCTCCAAACGAAGGCTGTGATGACGTTATTTCTGAAGGACCTCTGTTGCATCCAACTATTTCCTGTGAGTGAAGTGCATTAGCTCAGATAAAaggcccctctctcctctccgtaTCTATTATTGCCATTTCATCTATACAAAATATACAGCTAGGATTTTCTCTTTTGTGCAGGGTTCATTATATGTCATTACTGTTGCATCACTCTGTGGCTGTGGTTCCCGATGATAGCCTTATATCAACAGTAGTGCTAGTACTCCCACAAACCACCACTGTGTTCTGATAAGCCATCATTGACTACAGCCTTACTAGACTTAAAGAGTCTGTCAGTCAACAGCTCTTACATAGATGTGTGGTGTTATTTTGGTGTACTACTGACTAGCACATGCAAGTAGTAATGCATTCAATACGTTTCATCCAGAGTACATTTTGTTAAATAAGCAGCGGTGTACTGAAATAGCATGGTATGTCTCCATTCAATACATTTTGGATCCAATACTACTTGTAAACTCTTCATGAAATGGCACTGAGTTAGTACATTCTGTTATAAATTGAACTCAAGCCATGTATCAGGTTTCAGTTTATATTGAAATGTAAAGCCCTACTTCCAAGTTAAAGCAGGGCTAAATGGAGCAGCCTTATAgcctggaggaggaagagaaatggTAGGTCCtccattaatgtgtgtgtgtgtgtgtgtgtgcgtttgtgtgtgtatgtgtgtgtgtgtgtgtgtgtgtgtgtgtgtgaaccattTGGCTATTGGTATTGGCTCACACCTTGACTTAGATGCACAGTGGGACATGGAGGTTAATTAAAAGAGCACTACTGTCAGTTTGATGTTCCTCAACCGactccacaaatacacacacagactcctcgGAATGAAAAAGTTCTGATGTCAAATGTTTGGATGAAAATTAGCTTACCTGTAAAATATGTCGTATTCCACTGAATTGCTGAATTAAAACAAGTCTGCTTAAAAGTCTGAACATAGAATACTGCTTTAAAGTCTTGCTTTTTgggtatttgtgtatttgaatAGATCATTCTCCAAACAAGGCTGTGATGACATTATTTCTGAAGGACCTCTTTTGCATCCAACTATTTCCTGTGAGTGAAGTGCATTAGCTCAGATAAAAggcccctctcttctctccgtaACTATTATTGCCATTTCTTCTATAAAAATATACAGCTGAGATTTTCTCTTTTGTGCAGGGTTCATTATATGTCATTACTGTTGCATCACTCTGTGGCTGTGGTTCCTGATGACAGCCTTATGTCAACAGCAACTCTGCTTTAAAGTCTAAAGTCTAGAATATCTTGTGTGTATTAAGTCGCCCAAGTATTGAGGGTCAAATATTTCCAGaacaaagaagaggaggaagaaactTTAGTTAAACTGAATGACCTGTTAAACTAAAGACCCACATAGACACTTGTCAAGACCTGTTTTGTGTCTGATTGCTAGCTCCACTATTGAAGTGTGTCTTACTGAATTCATTCTATTTTACAATCTGAAGGCACATCACATAAAGAAACGAAATTAATTCAGACAATAATATATTATTGTCAAGTCTTTAGGTTTGCTGGACGGATACAATTTCTACAAGTATTTTACAAGTTTTAGCTCATGGCTATTGCTCAAATTTCATGCTCTTGCCTTTATTTAGTCAACCTCAGAAGGTAAATGGAACaaggtgattttaacatacgcCCTGACTCTTATGTGCGTGTCCACCCTGTGGAGCAGTAAATACTTCTCTCAGTAAAAAAATCTCTCATCAGACTCACATCACTACAAGTCGATCAAGGGGACACCTTTTCTATTCAGGATTCCTTAAAGGTCAGtggcgattctaatccaatacacttctTGTCATATTCAAATTACTCGTtgtggtcctctagctgtccgttctgtgtgtgtgctccaaaaagcacacacaaaaagtccTGGCTCTGCTTGAACAGATCCATAAAcagttccagccaatcaacatgttgcttcacgAGCATGGAAGataggggtgtaatttgattggctgttaaatTCAAAATATCAACAGCTTTCGCCAGAATCGCAGATTCCATTTGTGTCCTCCCTGTTATAATGTTTCTGGACTCAGCACCGACTCTGGTGTTACTGGGATGTAATGCATTTCTCTGTCACTAGGGGGCACTCTTACACCTTATGCCAGCTTTTTTGTGACTTGGTTTTAGATGTGGGAACGAGCAGCGTCATCCCATTGCTTAACCAATGGACCACATCTAATAATTGCAGTGTCAACATTCTGGGAGAGTGTACAATCCTTTTTGTACATACCCTATTCTATTACATTTCAGAGGTCTGTTTGTCCACAGAAATGTGGGGGAAAACTGTTGATCTGTTGTTGTGTAGACATTactaaacaaatacacagagccacacaggcatgcttgtgcgcacacacagatacatacaaacacacaaacacaaacacaaacacagacacacacacacacacacacacacacacacacatacacacacactgttcaaaagtttggggtcacttcgAAATTTCCTTTTTTCCTGTACTCGCTGCAAATGAAGGACTCTTTGACAAAGCAAAGTTTGATGGACACAAttattattttgaatgaaagtCATTATTTCAAACCTTGCCAATGACTTTCTTTCCTATTCATTCCTATTCAAAGCAGagacatttctaagtgaccccaagCATCTTAACagtagtgtacacacacacacattaacacacacacatgcaaacagtaCTGATCCTTTCAAACAGTATtggatttaaaaacacacaagaggAGACAGTGAAGGACAACCCCTTACATTTTCCCTGAATGTGTTGCCAAGCAAGGACACAAAACTAGACCTCGGTGGACTCCCAAAGAGTCCATTGGCTTGTAGGGAAGCCTCCGGAAAGGTCACTGACTCCCCAGAGTGAAAACGGACTTCTCTGTCATGGTCCCCTGCGGCCCACGGCGGTGGAGCTGATGCTGCTGCCTCGTCATCATTTCCCCCAGACAGGAAGTGAATCCCCAAGCTGACGACTCAGCGCTCCTCATCCATCTCTGTTAGCGGAGCACCTTGTGTAGCTGCTAACAACGCCATCCACCGTGTGTAGCTGCTAACAACGCCATCCACAAGCATTCAAATGAGACTGGACGGTCACAATACACATTGTTGTaaagaaatgtatacatttatacatagaTATGTAcatagatatatacatacatacacattatacacatgcatactgtacatacatacatacatacatacatacagtacatacatacatacatacatacatacatacatacatacattcattcatgcatactgtacatacaaacatacatacatacatacagaattTAGTCGATTAAGAGTTCCATAATAGATCAATTAATCACAAGTCTTGCACATTTTCATAACAGTGAGTGGGCCTACTCTTTTCACTGTTCTACTATGATAGTACTCAAACCTCCCGTGGTTTCTGAAAGCACGATGATTGAGCAGGCAAAGAGGAGTGTGGTGTGGGACCATTTCACTAAGAAAAAATTTAAATGTGCTTAGGTTTCATGCAGCAACATGTCCGCTGATGTACCATTTAAAAAGCCAGCATTCAACCTTACTGACGGGCGAATGTTCCAGAAGATTTCAACCAACCATAAACCATTCAAGCACTGGCTAAAACGAATTGCGATGACGGGCAAGCTTCTAAAATCACATAACTAATATGTGATATGATTGTTAAAGACATGGTGCCACCAAATACAGCCTACGGTGAAGGCCTCCGTGGTCTAATGAACTTTGTCGAGCCAGGATATTGCATCCCAATCAGAGACACACTGACAAATCCTTTAGAACTATACTTCTAAAGCAGTGGTTCCTctatctccagctacgtaccccccccccccggttaaaaaaagaagttttccttttcattttgttcaccctgaggtagattgatggcttaaaatgagtgaataatatgtgccacaagtgacccaaaccttctaaggttgttgtttgccagccatcaacagaacagaagacttaaaaaacattatttgcaggcgattgggaagatgagcgaattcattttacaggctgtagcggaggtgtgtgtgtgaaccgttgaacaggggggcgtggccggagcggagttcagcacagacgtgacattttctcagtggttttgttttttaattaatgcttgttcatcgttgagatcgttgttgtgtttattagaaagaaatacagtcttgcagggcaaaatacaggggaatttgggcgattttgatgcacaaaatgatgtttccgtctgaaaattgcaattctgtttcatccgcgaattccgtccgttttccgttatcgcggacattttctccccgcgtaccccctgaacctctttgcgtacccctgggggtacgcgtaccccagtttgggaaccgaggttCTAAAGGATAAAAAATTAAAGCTGTCTATGGTCGATCGACAGTTGACTACAGAGAGTTACATTACTGTTAAGTGCCACTACATCTAGGAGGACTGGCATGTGAAAGGTATTTGATTCAATAAAGTCCTTTATTGAAGAATGCATTACTTGCATATTCAATGTCAATATCATGATCAAtatcataaatgtgtgtgtgtgtggtggattaATGAATAATCTGTTAACTCTCGAAGAAGAAAATTCCTTTCATTTTGCAACcgtaatacatacatacatacacacactacattaatAACACATAATTGATCAATCAATCCATCACTTACAAAAACATTTGTTACTGTGTATTCAAAATGGTCTTTACCTTGTCGATAAACAACAGTGGTGTGACTGACAAAGAATGCTCTTCTTCAGTCGAAAAACAATTGATCTGAACCCCATAACCTTAAAACAACATTAACCAGAACTGCAATCATCCAATAAATAACGGAAATAGTCTTGCATGCTCTCTGAAAACTTTCAGTGACTAAGCTCCTGGAGGTTCAGTGGCGGCTGGGCGGGTGAGGTGGTTCCACTCGGCCTCAACTCCTGCTCtgctccccacctcctcctctgctccccacctcctgctctgctcctcacctcctcctctgctccccacctcctgctctgctcctcacctcctcctctgctcctcaccTCCTGCTCTGctacccacctcctcctcttctcctcacctcccGCTCTGCTCCCCAcctcctgctctgctctccacctcCCGCTCtgctcctcacctcctcctctgctccccacCTCCTGCTCTGCCCAGCACGCCCAGGCAGCCTGTGATCAATCATAGCGGGAGCTAAGGGGATAAACAGCACTTTCATACCCTGGGCGAGGAGCAGATTAGTGGGAAGATAGAGCTGCTGGGTGATGAATAGGCAGAAAAAAGATGGACCTcagtttctcttcctttctcagcTCACCCACTGTTTGCTATTCTCAGCTTTGCCGATGCAGGCGGACTCAAGTTTACAACACACAAGATGTGAGTGGCCACTGACGTTGTTCAACCATCTGGTTTTCAtgactgtttttctttctttttgtggaggaggaggagacccaTATTATTTGAGTTCCTAGCTGACTGATTGCCATCAGTGGTAACATCTTCAGATGGGTGGAGTAACTCCTGTTCGGAAGTCCTGCTGGCCGTGGCTCTGTAGTGGAGATATCCACTTCATGAACGCTGGGAAACGTCTCCTCTGTGAACCCTGTGAAACATTGTGGTTTGTGATGCATTTTACAAGTGCTCACCCAAACATGACTTTTTGAACACCTCACTGATCACACGCAGGATTTTCTCCTCAAGGAATGTATTCTTGGCAAGTCTGTCAGCGCACAATGTGCTAGATGTGTTCAATGGGATTTGGAGAGGTTTTACAGACAAGGTCTGCATTTACTTTCACATGAAAGGGTATTTTGATATGTGAAAAAAGGTCTTTCACTCAGCTGGAGCTGTTATTTAAGCAGGGAGCGATGTGGAAAAGGCAAGAATGAGGCAAGTGCGGTTTATATAATGGCATTATTCTCAAGGTTGTTCAGGGGGAGTCCTTTAAGATGGCATTTTGAGACATTAGGGGTGACCTTGGCATATTCAGGTGAGGTTTGACAGCCAGGCTCTCTTGAGAGAGACGAAGCCTGATCCCTCTACTGAAAattgtggagagagaggtggcagagTAAGGTTAGCCCTGCCTTCAGTACCCTATGTTTCCACACTCACTGTTTGTGGGAACAGTATGGGTTACATTCATTTGAGAGATTCAAATGACAAAATTCAGCAAAGTCAGCAAAACTGTGTTATATTATCAAATTCAGAGTAAATTAGTTTATATGGATGGTACTCTTTGTTTTAAATGGTTTTAAACATAGCTGGTCATTACATACAGCTTGCTTGCATTACCTGCTAATATCTTGTGAGCTAAGTGTTTGCTGAGAATTGTTGCCTGGAAACCCAATATTGAGAACTGGAGCACATTCAATCTGAAAACGGTGTGCACCGCTTTGCTACAGTTTCCAGGTTGAACGACATGTTTCTGCAAAACAGTGTGAAACGGTGTGCAATAGCCTTTGAGGTACGTATTCTGTCATTGGTTGGTGTATCAGAGGTGTTACCCAATCAGCAGCGACGTGAATATAAACCCCACCATATTAAAAAAGGCAATGGACACAATGGATTGTAAATGCAAGATAAGACTACAACTTTTTTTAAGTATTTGTACCGATTTCATCAGGTTCTAAAaattctttgaaaataaaagaaagaatgacCCTCTCAGCTGTGCTTGCGTAACATAACATAAACGTGTTGCTGTATTTGTTTGGGTTGAACACAGCCCTGATGTGACATTGAATTAAGCTGATTTCTTGATCCAATCAGGAAACTTTGGAATGTGGTCTAAATGATGACAAATAGGAAGTACTGGGAGTAcatattgtttatgtttttcaggAGGGGTTGCTCTTTTTTCAATTCTGGCACACTTACCTAAAATAATTTGTCTTAAAAATGTACAGAGTGTGGGATAAACAAATATTAAAACATTTGCGACACTGAAGGTTAAGTACATTGAATTTAACTTTATTATGACATTTGAGAGCGTTATGACATATACTTACATGTAGATATTACAAATTAAGACATTATCTGAAAATGTGCCAAATGCCACATTTGACATGTGTTTATTGGAAGTCATCAAACATCATGAGACATTCCAGAATTTCAGCATTTgaccaagacaaaaaaaaacaactaaattCATTCAAACCATTAAAAACACATGTTTATATCTGTATATATCTGCATTCTTACCATAAAAAGCAGATGTATATATCTGCATTACACATATTTGTATTACAACACTGTGGAAGGTGTTACAAACAgaaatattttcatttgttcCCGAGCAAAACATTTTATGGGAATCATTTGTAACATTTTCTGTAACACCTATACATTTTCAAAGACATCTTTTTAAATCAACCATAAATTCAATAATGAGGCATATTCAGTGTCTTTCAGAATTTGAAGAACAATGCAATGTTACAAAATAATGAACTTGCAAATAGTTCATAGTTAATAGTTATTAAACACAATCCAAAATGGTCCCATCCTGACGAATAGCCCATAGATGCCCCAAGTCGTATGACACATGTCTGTACCTGCTACCGCCCCCTACTGGAGTCCACAGGGTCCCTGTGGGGTTACATTCCGTCACACCCTCCCTGCAAacaagagatggatggagaatgTTTTAATGGTTTCTCAATTAACAGTACAACTCTTTATGGTTTCTCAATTAACAGTACAACTCTTTATGAGCAACCTTATAGATAATActataatacaatacaatacaatacaatacaatataatataatagtaCTATTCTTTATACATATCTTGGAAAGCACCTTGTGCCAACGCTTGAAAGGTGCTGTATAAATATTCCATGATATAACAAAGAGAGTCGCATACCTGCGGTAGATGTAGCCTCCTGGGCTAACTCCATAGATGCTTCCATCCGATCCCACCTCTATCATGGACAAGGAGCCGGACACATGCGTCCAACTCATGGTGCCCCCACACCCGACAGGGTTTACCCCCTAGAGCACCAGGAGCATGGTATTAGTCCATGATTATACACATGAATTGTTTTtacaataaagcttcttttgttTCAAGCATTCAACTTGTGAGTTACGTAAAGCCTGACAGAACAGACACTTGCACCATCATCGCATGGATTGACTATCAAAGTATTCAACCAAGTACACAACCATACCAAAATGATTAAAAGCTTCCCTCCAATTCCTTCATGTGATATTATGAAATCACCTTCATCATATAGACATTGTTGTTCGCATTGACACCCCAGCAGCCAATGGGGCCACAGCTGTAGTATTTCAGCGATCCAGGAAGGTTCTGCCACGATACGGAGCTGCCTGCTCCTTTGAATCCAACGGTTGAGTCCCTCCCAAGGCAGTAAATGTTGTCTGCCCCATTGACACCTGCAATGATCTGGTCTCCTCCAGCATCTAGCTGTTTAAGGTGCCCtattcagaaaacacacacacacacgcacgcacacacgcacgtaaacacacacaggaattacTCAAATATACTGACATGAATTCATTCacagtcatacatacacagacctgtgttggtctgtgtatgtatgactgtGAATGACATGGTACCAATACATGGTAACTCATGTTTAAAATATGAACATCTCATTAGAGAATATAATCACCCCTCCCCTCATATAGTACGGTTAGGTCAAACAACAGTAATGGCATGACTGTACCTGGAACCTTGGTCCAATTTCCAGACACAAGCTTGAAGATTTCATTGCTTCGGCTGGTTCCCCAGAGCCCTGCCGGTCCCACGCTGACGTGTATGAGGGCACCGGGCAGCCTGTTCCATGCATCCTGTTGCAGACTGTAGACCTGATTGTTGTCGGACACCCCGACCACTTGGCCCGCCCCGGCATCAATCTGTCTCAGCCGACCCGGAACCACTCGACACACCATTGCTGTGCAGGAACAAAAGCTTTTGCACTTAGTCGTTTGTTTTCCAAGACATGGCCAGTGCAGCTGACTCTGCTATTTTATTTGCAGCATTTCTGCTTTCTGCTTGAATATGGAGCACATGGCCTTGAAATTGCTTGTGACCTCCGGTTTCTTCCAAGACTCAACATACAGTAAGAACTTAAGAGTCACAAATTCCCTCAACATCAGGACCATTTTTAGCAACATACAAAAACCTATTTACCTATCTGCAATGTCATAATGACTCGAGTAAAAATCATCAACCTGTTGGGTGTGTCAAGGAACCTACCCGAGCTGGAGATCTGGTAGCTGCAGAGGAGAAAGAATGCTATGCTGGTTCT
The sequence above is drawn from the Clupea harengus chromosome 16, Ch_v2.0.2, whole genome shotgun sequence genome and encodes:
- the LOC105889556 gene encoding fish-egg lectin-like, translated to MSRGIENRFTHRNAQEFLLESSERLTDLCYIISMVCRVVPGRLRQIDAGAGQVVGVSDNNQVYSLQQDAWNRLPGALIHVSVGPAGLWGTSRSNEIFKLVSGNWTKVPGHLKQLDAGGDQIIAGVNGADNIYCLGRDSTVGFKGAGSSVSWQNLPGSLKYYSCGPIGCWGVNANNNVYMMKGVNPVGCGGTMSWTHVSGSLSMIEVGSDGSIYGVSPGGYIYRREGVTECNPTGTLWTPVGGGSRYRHVSYDLGHLWAIRQDGTILDCV